The Clostridia bacterium genome has a window encoding:
- a CDS encoding D-alanyl-D-alanine carboxypeptidase codes for MLKKLTAVFLSLLLANAGVPAAQAREYPDLALDCRAALLMEYESGEVLYARAAHERMPMASVTKIMSVLLAVEALEAGEISLDDTVTASTHASSMGGSQIYLRENEQMPLRDILKSVVIASANDACVALGEHVAGSEDEFVARMNRRAAELGMTDTNFVNCTGLDAEGHYSSAYDIALMSRQLLGHELIFDYTTIWTDSVRGGDFGLTNTNKLIRFYRGANGLKTGSTDGAKYCVSAAAKRDGMQLIAVVLGSSSGTARFDAAKAMLNYGFANYRLLPLEKPEIPTVAVKGGVKEQVAADAVIPKNLLVEKSFSRQPECEVRLPEYVEAPVEAGDELGTLTWTAGGETVYSSGIYAAETVEERGYGFCLLELLKKFIML; via the coding sequence GCTCGCGAACGCGGGCGTTCCCGCCGCGCAGGCGCGGGAGTACCCCGACCTCGCGCTCGACTGCCGCGCCGCGCTGCTGATGGAGTACGAAAGCGGCGAAGTCCTTTACGCGCGCGCCGCGCACGAACGTATGCCGATGGCAAGCGTCACGAAGATAATGAGCGTCCTGCTCGCAGTCGAGGCGCTCGAGGCGGGCGAGATCTCGCTCGACGATACCGTTACCGCGAGCACTCACGCTTCCTCGATGGGCGGCAGTCAGATATACCTGCGCGAAAATGAGCAGATGCCGCTGCGCGACATTCTCAAAAGCGTCGTCATCGCTTCCGCGAACGACGCCTGCGTTGCGCTCGGCGAACACGTCGCGGGAAGCGAGGATGAGTTCGTCGCGCGCATGAACCGCCGCGCCGCGGAGCTCGGAATGACGGACACGAACTTCGTCAACTGCACGGGGCTCGACGCGGAGGGGCATTACAGCAGCGCGTACGATATCGCGCTGATGAGCCGTCAGCTGCTCGGGCACGAGCTTATCTTCGACTACACGACGATATGGACCGACTCGGTGCGCGGCGGCGACTTCGGGCTGACTAACACCAACAAACTTATACGCTTTTACCGGGGCGCGAACGGGCTGAAGACCGGCTCCACCGACGGCGCGAAATACTGCGTTTCCGCCGCCGCGAAGCGCGACGGGATGCAGCTCATCGCCGTCGTGCTCGGCAGCTCCTCCGGCACGGCGCGCTTCGACGCCGCGAAGGCGATGCTGAACTACGGCTTCGCGAACTACCGACTGCTGCCGCTGGAGAAGCCGGAAATACCCACCGTCGCCGTCAAGGGCGGCGTGAAGGAGCAGGTCGCCGCGGACGCCGTTATTCCGAAAAACCTGCTTGTTGAAAAGTCCTTCTCCAGACAGCCGGAATGCGAGGTGCGGCTCCCCGAATACGTCGAAGCGCCAGTCGAGGCGGGCGACGAGCTCGGCACGCTGACCTGGACCGCGGGCGGCGAGACCGTCTATTCCTCCGGCATATACGCCGCCGAAACGGTCGAGGAACGCGGCTACGGCTTCTGCCTGCTGGAGCTGCTGAAAAAGTTTATAATGCTCTGA
- a CDS encoding glucose-6-phosphate isomerase yields MVKMIKTDLTFIGDAAKKLIEKLRPEGDDAVATLERGIGRGNGFLGWQELPFNYDRNEVRRIKAAAERIREQAEVFVVIGIGGSYLGARAVIEAIKGVYHNELCDGPKIYFAGNSVSADALNELLDICRDKDFCINVISKSGTTTEPGVAFRAFFRLLTEKYGTAADRRIFVTTDKARGALKELTDRKGWESFVVPDDVGGRFSVLSAVGLLPIAVAGCDIDELLRGAADSANEQRGVGTQAEEYALARYAMLNLGKSVEIMVSYEPRLTMFAEWFKQLYGESEGKEGRGLFPAACAFSTDLHSMGQYIQDGQRIMFETVLSIENSATDYDLGESNDGIAFLNGKKVSFVNRMAQQGTILAHCDGGVPNVVIRVEKLDEYNVGALIYFFEKACGVSAYMLGVNPFDQPGVESYKKNMFALLGKPGFEELREDLNKRLRN; encoded by the coding sequence ATGGTAAAAATGATCAAGACCGACCTTACCTTCATCGGCGATGCAGCGAAAAAACTCATCGAAAAGCTTCGTCCAGAGGGCGACGACGCCGTCGCCACGCTCGAACGCGGCATCGGCAGGGGCAACGGCTTCCTCGGCTGGCAGGAGCTCCCCTTCAACTACGACAGAAACGAGGTCCGCCGCATAAAGGCCGCCGCCGAACGCATCAGAGAGCAGGCGGAGGTCTTCGTCGTCATCGGCATAGGTGGCTCCTACCTCGGAGCGCGCGCCGTCATCGAGGCGATAAAGGGCGTCTATCACAACGAGCTTTGCGACGGGCCGAAGATATACTTCGCCGGCAACTCCGTCAGCGCGGACGCGCTCAACGAACTGCTCGATATATGCCGCGACAAGGATTTCTGCATCAACGTCATCTCCAAATCCGGCACCACTACCGAACCCGGCGTTGCGTTCCGCGCTTTCTTCCGCCTGCTGACGGAGAAGTACGGCACCGCCGCCGACAGGCGCATCTTCGTCACCACCGACAAGGCGCGCGGCGCGCTGAAGGAGCTGACCGACCGCAAGGGCTGGGAAAGCTTCGTCGTTCCGGACGACGTCGGCGGCAGGTTCTCCGTGCTCTCCGCGGTCGGACTGCTCCCGATCGCCGTCGCCGGCTGCGATATCGACGAGCTGCTCCGCGGCGCCGCCGACTCCGCGAACGAACAGCGGGGCGTCGGCACGCAGGCGGAGGAATACGCGCTCGCGCGTTACGCGATGCTCAACCTCGGCAAGAGCGTTGAGATAATGGTAAGCTACGAGCCGCGGCTGACGATGTTCGCCGAATGGTTCAAGCAGCTTTACGGCGAGAGCGAGGGCAAGGAAGGCAGAGGCCTCTTCCCCGCCGCCTGCGCCTTCTCCACCGACCTGCACTCGATGGGACAGTATATCCAGGACGGCCAGCGCATCATGTTCGAGACCGTCCTCTCGATAGAGAACTCCGCGACCGACTACGACCTCGGCGAAAGCAACGACGGCATCGCCTTCCTCAACGGGAAGAAGGTCTCCTTCGTCAACCGCATGGCGCAGCAGGGCACGATACTCGCCCACTGCGACGGCGGCGTCCCGAACGTCGTCATCCGCGTCGAGAAGCTCGACGAATACAACGTCGGCGCGCTGATATACTTCTTCGAGAAGGCGTGCGGCGTTTCCGCCTACATGCTCGGCGTCAACCCCTTCGACCAGCCCGGCGTGGAAAGCTATAAGAAGAATATGTTCGCGCTGCTCGGCAAGCCCGGTTTCGAGGAGCTTCGCGAAGATTTGAACAAAAGATTGAGAAATTAG
- a CDS encoding DUF1015 family protein — MSINPFKKADFLIPKDADLQKWAVIACDQYTSEPEYWKNAREARGDAPSALNLILPEAELAGADVTEKAGEIRRRFSEYLGGDLMAEYPDCYIYIERGLKNGKTRCGILGAVDLEQYEPSRYAETLVRASEETVFERVPPRVTVREKSPGEVSHLVIFADDAEKAIIEPLAAKKAEFEKLYDFDLPEHGGHIAGWKLPESEAERIDGVLASMAEKKYVSDKYGTDPDAAPLLLVVADGNHSLVAAKEAYEKLKGKLTDAEAAEHPARYAMAELINIHSDAFEFEPIYRVVKGVDVEKFLGALREETSADGEGQKVRFFHAGGEGEAVFTEPSCPVTAGTLQRFIDNYIDDYGEGKCDYIHGEEELKALCKENGTVGFIFDGISKEGLFRDIICGGILPRKAFSIGAADDKRYYLEARRTSIPVKLIPSRDAVVEAAVAYDEDLFCKFNLFHINVRGKRSTRNLMYSIGLVIAGIVIGALQVDRLLKSETGFQFTPSLILAAGMVVLGAFWAPLMNRMMKKQLLLHWNTQTQLHTLVNIIRLSPEGVYVFSDNGTDTTETFLNFDQISKVYETDDAFYLYFTYNNAVLLNKADIEKGSVEAARELFIEKLGGKFSDKYFKGKNK, encoded by the coding sequence ATGAGCATCAACCCCTTCAAAAAAGCCGACTTCCTCATCCCGAAGGACGCGGACCTGCAGAAATGGGCGGTCATCGCCTGCGATCAGTACACCTCCGAGCCGGAATACTGGAAAAACGCGCGCGAAGCGCGCGGCGACGCGCCCTCCGCGCTTAACCTCATCCTGCCCGAAGCCGAGCTCGCCGGCGCCGACGTCACCGAAAAGGCGGGCGAGATACGCCGCCGCTTCAGCGAATACCTCGGCGGCGACCTCATGGCCGAATACCCCGACTGCTATATCTACATTGAGCGCGGGCTTAAAAACGGAAAGACCCGCTGCGGCATACTCGGCGCGGTCGACCTCGAGCAGTACGAGCCCTCCCGCTACGCCGAAACTCTCGTTCGCGCCTCCGAGGAAACCGTCTTCGAGCGCGTTCCCCCGCGCGTGACGGTCAGGGAGAAATCCCCCGGCGAAGTCAGCCACCTCGTGATCTTCGCCGACGACGCGGAAAAAGCGATCATCGAGCCGCTCGCCGCGAAGAAGGCGGAATTCGAGAAGCTCTACGACTTCGACCTGCCGGAGCACGGCGGGCATATCGCCGGCTGGAAGCTCCCCGAGAGCGAAGCCGAGCGCATCGACGGCGTTCTCGCCTCGATGGCGGAGAAGAAATACGTCTCCGACAAATACGGCACCGACCCCGACGCCGCGCCGCTGCTGCTCGTCGTCGCCGACGGCAACCACTCCCTCGTCGCCGCTAAGGAGGCGTACGAAAAGCTCAAGGGCAAGCTGACCGACGCCGAGGCCGCGGAGCATCCCGCGCGCTACGCGATGGCGGAGCTGATAAACATACACTCCGACGCGTTCGAGTTCGAGCCGATATACCGCGTCGTCAAGGGTGTCGACGTCGAGAAGTTCCTCGGCGCGCTCCGCGAAGAGACCTCCGCCGACGGCGAAGGTCAGAAGGTGCGCTTCTTCCACGCCGGCGGCGAAGGCGAAGCCGTCTTCACCGAGCCCTCCTGCCCCGTCACGGCGGGCACGCTGCAGCGCTTTATCGACAACTATATCGACGACTACGGCGAGGGCAAGTGCGACTACATCCACGGCGAAGAGGAGCTGAAGGCGCTCTGCAAGGAGAACGGGACCGTCGGCTTCATCTTCGACGGCATATCGAAAGAGGGGCTTTTCCGCGACATAATCTGCGGAGGCATCCTGCCGCGCAAGGCGTTCTCGATCGGCGCCGCCGATGACAAGCGCTACTACCTCGAAGCGCGCCGCACGAGCATTCCGGTCAAGCTCATCCCCTCCCGCGACGCAGTCGTTGAGGCCGCCGTCGCCTACGACGAAGATCTCTTCTGCAAGTTCAACCTGTTCCACATCAACGTCCGCGGCAAGCGTTCGACCCGCAACCTGATGTACTCCATCGGGCTTGTGATCGCCGGTATCGTCATCGGCGCGCTGCAGGTCGACAGACTGCTGAAATCCGAAACTGGCTTCCAGTTCACCCCGTCGCTGATACTCGCCGCCGGCATGGTCGTGCTCGGCGCGTTCTGGGCGCCGCTGATGAACCGAATGATGAAAAAGCAGCTGCTCCTGCACTGGAACACACAGACTCAGCTGCACACCCTGGTCAACATCATCCGCCTATCGCCCGAAGGCGTATACGTCTTCAGCGACAACGGCACGGATACGACCGAGACCTTCCTGAATTTCGACCAGATAAGCAAGGTGTATGAGACCGACGACGCGTTCTACCTCTACTTTACCTACAACAACGCGGTGCTTCTCAACAAGGCGGACATCGAAAAGGGCTCCGTCGAAGCCGCCCGCGAGCTCTTTATCGAGAAGCTCGGCGGCAAGTTCTCCGACAAGTATTTCAAGGGGAAGAACAAGTAA
- the greA gene encoding transcription elongation factor GreA → MSAIRTKEGLKKAQEELEQLINEKRKEVTEKIKVARSFGDLSENSEYDEAKNEQAMVEARIKQLEADIATAEIFEEENISDDVITIGSIVKVTDCEMKETEEYTIVGSAEADPMDNKISDRSPLGAALMGHKAGDTVKVEAPAGLLKYKIKSISK, encoded by the coding sequence ATGTCAGCTATCCGCACCAAAGAAGGACTTAAAAAAGCCCAGGAAGAACTCGAGCAGCTCATCAACGAAAAACGTAAGGAAGTTACCGAAAAGATCAAGGTCGCCCGCTCCTTCGGAGACCTCTCCGAAAACAGCGAATACGACGAGGCGAAAAACGAGCAGGCCATGGTCGAGGCCAGAATAAAGCAGCTTGAGGCAGACATCGCCACCGCCGAGATCTTCGAGGAAGAAAATATCAGCGACGACGTCATTACCATCGGCTCCATCGTCAAGGTCACCGACTGCGAAATGAAAGAAACCGAAGAATATACCATCGTCGGCTCCGCCGAAGCGGATCCCATGGATAACAAGATCTCCGACAGGTCCCCGCTCGGCGCGGCTCTTATGGGGCACAAGGCGGGCGACACCGTCAAGGTCGAGGCGCCCGCGGGCCTGCTGAAGTACAAGATCAAGAGCATCAGCAAGTAA
- the lysS gene encoding lysine--tRNA ligase, whose product MNENEFDRSEINVSEQVAIRRAKLAELQASGKDPFLITRFDVTHHSSDIRDGFDALEGKTVSIAGRMMSRRIMGKASFCHVQDLKGLIQVYVARDSIGEEAYADFKKDDVGDIVGVTGFVFRTKTGEISVHAESFTLLSKSLQVLPEKYHGLTNTDLRYRQRYVDLVMNQDVRETFVKRSRIISEIRRYLDAQGFIEVETPILVSNAGGAAARPFETHYNALDLDVKLRISLELYLKRLIVGGLERVYEIGRVFRNEGLDTRHNPEFTLMELYQAYTDYHGMMDLTENMFRHLAREVCGSEKFTFGEHEIDFSQPFARITMLEAVKKYAGVDFSGLSDEEAKKIADERDVHYEPHHKRGDILNIFFDEFVEEHLIQPVFVMDHPIEISPLTKRKPGAPDYVERFELYINGWEMCNAYSELNDPIDQRERFRAQDSLAAAGDAEANHTDEDFLNALELGMPPTGGIGYGIDRLTMLLTDSPSIRDVLFFPTMKSLDK is encoded by the coding sequence ATGAACGAAAACGAATTTGACCGTTCCGAAATAAACGTCAGCGAGCAGGTCGCCATACGCAGAGCGAAGCTCGCGGAGCTGCAGGCGTCGGGCAAGGACCCCTTCCTCATCACGAGGTTCGACGTCACGCACCACAGCTCCGATATACGCGACGGCTTCGACGCCCTCGAGGGCAAGACCGTCTCGATCGCCGGCAGAATGATGAGCCGCCGCATAATGGGCAAGGCGTCCTTCTGCCACGTGCAGGATCTCAAGGGGCTGATACAGGTCTACGTCGCCCGCGACTCGATCGGCGAGGAGGCCTACGCCGATTTCAAAAAGGACGACGTCGGCGACATAGTCGGCGTTACCGGCTTCGTCTTCCGCACGAAGACGGGCGAGATAAGCGTACACGCCGAGAGCTTCACGCTGCTGAGCAAGAGTCTGCAGGTGCTGCCCGAGAAGTACCACGGGCTGACGAACACCGACCTGCGCTACCGCCAGCGCTACGTTGACCTCGTGATGAATCAGGACGTGCGCGAGACATTCGTCAAGCGTTCGCGCATCATAAGCGAGATACGCCGCTACCTCGACGCGCAGGGCTTCATCGAGGTCGAAACGCCGATACTCGTCTCCAACGCCGGAGGCGCCGCCGCGAGGCCGTTTGAAACGCACTACAACGCGCTCGACCTCGACGTCAAGCTGCGCATTTCGCTCGAGCTTTACTTAAAGCGCCTCATCGTCGGCGGACTCGAACGCGTCTACGAGATCGGACGCGTCTTCCGCAACGAGGGGCTCGACACGAGGCACAACCCCGAATTCACCCTTATGGAGCTTTATCAGGCCTACACCGACTACCACGGCATGATGGACCTGACCGAGAATATGTTCCGCCACCTCGCCCGCGAGGTCTGCGGAAGCGAAAAGTTCACCTTCGGCGAGCACGAGATCGACTTCTCGCAGCCCTTCGCGCGCATAACGATGCTCGAAGCCGTCAAGAAGTACGCCGGCGTCGACTTCTCCGGGCTCAGCGACGAAGAGGCGAAGAAGATCGCCGACGAGAGAGACGTGCACTACGAGCCGCACCACAAGAGGGGCGACATCCTCAACATCTTCTTCGACGAGTTCGTCGAAGAGCATCTGATACAGCCCGTCTTCGTCATGGACCACCCGATCGAGATATCGCCGCTGACGAAGCGCAAACCCGGCGCGCCCGACTACGTCGAACGCTTCGAGCTCTACATCAACGGCTGGGAGATGTGCAACGCCTACTCCGAGCTGAACGACCCGATCGACCAGCGCGAGCGCTTCAGGGCGCAGGACTCCCTCGCCGCCGCAGGCGACGCCGAGGCGAACCACACCGACGAGGACTTCCTCAACGCGCTTGAGCTCGGTATGCCCCCCACCGGCGGCATCGGCTACGGCATCGACCGCCTCACCATGCTGCTGACGGACAGCCCCTCCATCCGTGACGTCCTCTTCTTCCCCACAATGAAGAGTTTAGACAAGTAA